One window from the genome of Salvia miltiorrhiza cultivar Shanhuang (shh) chromosome 7, IMPLAD_Smil_shh, whole genome shotgun sequence encodes:
- the LOC130995745 gene encoding uncharacterized protein LOC130995745 — MVNNGIIIAILLLAFCFLSFVDNSTAEWLTHGGDLSNRRSEIGGSINPISVGLGLLRQRWKFLAGFDITATPSVADGVVYFPSWNGNLYAVNARNGALIWQRSLGQLTGIPPSGLYVNMTVSRATPVVADDLLIVAIYGPAYVVAVTRSTGTLVWATRVDPGPLSIVTASGTVYNGGFYVGVSSLEELLAAGQCCTFRGSLVKLDVRSGRILWQTYTLPDNGGKLGGYSGAAIWGSSPSIDTWRGLVYVGTGNLYIAPAEVLQCQARQNNQTSPPRQPDQCFGPDVHFDSLMALDLNSGRIVWAQQLGGYDVFYFACLVPNNPDCPPGPNLDADFGEAPMQLTVFNNGRLRDVVVAVQKSGFAWALDRGTGDIVWFTKAGPGGLEGGGVWGAASDGLRVYTNIVNTNRVPFTLKPSTQTTTAGGWVAMDANTGKILWTTANPSNETAHGPVTIVNGVLFAGSVAPTGPVYAMDARTGAIIWTVDTGATVYGGASSSYGCIFIGHGYSIGLAKFHPTWNSGKYLFAFCIP; from the exons ATGGTTAACAATGGAATTATTATTGCAATCCTTCTCTTAGCATTTTGTTTCCTTTCATTTGTCGACAACTCAACTGCGGAG TGGTTAACCCATGGAGGAGACCTGAGCAACAGAAGGAGTGAGATTGGAGGAAGCATCAATCCGATCTCAGTAGGATTAGGGCTGTTGAGACAGAGATGGAAGTTCTTGGCCGGATTCGACATAACCGCCACGCCGTCCGTGGCCGACGGAGTAGTCTACTTCCCGTCGTGGAACGGCAATCTGTACGCCGTTAACGCCCGGAACGGAGCGCTGATCTGGCAACGGAGTTTGGGACAGTTAACAGGGATACCTCCGTCAGGATTATACGTGAACATGACGGTGTCTCGGGCCACGCCGGTGGTGGCCGACGATCTCCTTATTGTTGCCATCTACGGCCCGGCTTACGTCGTCGCCGTCACGCGCTCCACAGGAACACTTGTCTGGGCCACTCGGGTCGATCCGGGCCCGCTGAGCATTGTTACGGCATCTGGAACAGTTTACAACGG TGGATTCTATGTGGGAGTATCGTCTCTAGAAGAATTATTAGCGGCGGGGCAATGCTGCACGTTCCGAGGAAGCCTGGTGAAGTTGGATGTAAGAAGTGGGAGAATCTTGTGGCAGACGTATACCTTACCCGACAACGGCGGGAAACTGGGAGGATATTCCGGCGCCGCCATTTGGGGCAGCAGCCCCTCCATTGACACATGGCGCGGCCTCGTCTACGTGGGAACCGGGAATTTGTACATTGCTCCGGCCGAGGTTCTCCAGTGTCAGGCTCGGCAGAACAATCAGACGAGCCCGCCGCGCCAGCCCGATCAGTGTTTCGGGCCGGATGTACACTTTGATTCACTGATGGCGCTTGATTTGAATAGTGGGAGAATTGTGTGGGCTCAGCAACTCGGAGGTTATGATGTTTTCTACTTCGCGTGTTTGGTCCCCAATAACCCCGACTGCCCGCCCGGCCCCAACCTGGATGCCGACTTCGGAGAGGCTCCGATGCAGCTCACTGTTTTTAACAACGGAAGATTGCGCGATGTTGTGGTCGCAGTGCAGAAAAGCGGCTTTGCTTGGGCTCTGGACCGCGGCACGGGTGATATAGTGTGGTTCACA AAAGCAGGACCTGGAGGGCTGGAAGGAGGAGGAGTGTGGGGCGCAGCAAGTGATGGATTGCGCGTCTACACAAATATAGTGAATACCAATAGAGTGCCCTTCACTCTAAAGCCGTCCACCCAAACCACCACGGCGGGTGGATGGGTGGCGATGGACGCCAACACAGGAAAAATCCTGTGGACCACCGCCAACCCAAGCAATGAGACGGCCCATGGGCCCGTCACCATTGTCAACGGAGTCCTGTTTGCAGGATCCGTGGCACCAACGGGCCCCGTCTATGCAATGGATGCAAGGACGGGGGCTATAATTTGGACAGTCGACACGGGAGCCACCGTGTACGGAGGAGCGTCGTCCAGCTACGGCTGCATCTTCATCGGCCACGGCTATTCGATAGGTCTCGCGAAATTCCACCCCACCTGGAATAGTGGCAAATATCTCTTTGCCTTCTGCATTCCGTGA